The window aagtagtatttacctaaaaccaacAATAAGTATTATCTATAACAGGGATAAGCTAGAAATCTTTCCCAAAAGATcaagggtaaagcaaggatgccctaatattatcactactattatttgATAATTGTACTAGAagtgctagctatagcaataagagaagaaaaagaaattgaaagatttagaataggcaatgaggaaacaactctcactctttgcagatgatatgatgatatacttggagaatcccagagaatcaactaaaaaaggaactgaaataattaacaacttcagcaaagtggcaggatataaaataaacccacaaaaattatcagcatttctatatattcccaacaaagtccaacagcaagagatagagacatTCCATTACAAATAActgcaaacaatataaaatacttgggaatccacctaccaagacaaacccaggaactatatgaacacaattataaaacacttttcacacaaataaagtcagatctaaaaaattggaaaaatattaattgctcaatataaaaatgatgatttcacctaaattaatattacaatttagtgccataccaatcatactaccaaaaaaattattttatagagctagaaaaaaaggtagcagaattcacctggaagaacaaaaggtcaagaatatcaagggaatcggtgaaaaaaatgtgaagtaagGTGACCTAActgtaccagatttcaaactattatAAAGAGGTAATCATTACAgtaatctggtactagctaagaaatagagtggtagatcagtagaatagattaggtacataagacatagtagtaaatgaccatagcaatctagtgtttgataaactcaaagacctaACCTTTGAaagaagaactcactatttgacaaaaactgccaagaaaactggaaaatagtatagcagaaaccAACATCTCATAGCATATACCAGCATGAGgttaaaatgggtatatgatttaaacataaaggatgataccataagcaaattagggaagcatggaagtttacctgtcagatctattgATAAGGAAATAATTTAGGACCAAATAAGAGGTAACAAGCATTACAAgacataaaatgaataatttttattatattaagttagaaaggttttgcacaaaaaaaaacccaaaacaaaacaaaaaaaccccaatgcatccaaaaatagaagaaaagcagaaaactggagggaaatttttacagcaaatatTTTTGAGAAAGTCCTCGTTTTTTCAGATATATaaagacctgagtcaaatttataataatataaggcattccccagttgataaatggtcaaaggatataaataattttcagaccaatcaaagcaatctatagtcatatgaaaaaaatactccaaatcactatcgattagagaaatgaaaattaaagcaactctgaggtaccacctcacacctctcagattggttaatatgacagaaaaggaaaataaaataaatgttggaggggatgtgggacaattgggacactaatacactattggtggagttgagaAGTGATCcatgcaatttggaactatgcccaaagggcaataaaactgcatatcctttggtttagcaataccattactaggtatgtatcccaaagagattaaaaaagggaaggggggggagtgaaggacctatttgtacaaaaatctttatagcagatTTTATTGTGGtgggcaaagaattgaaattgaggggatatccatcatttggggaatggctaaacaagtggtggcatatgattgtgattgaaaactattgtgctatgagaaacaatgagcagaatgctttcagaataaccctgaaagacttatatgaactgataaagtgaagtgagcagaactagaagaacattttacacagaaatggcaatattgtatgatgatgatcaactgtgaaggacttggctGTTCTCAGCAACACAAAATACGACAATTCTGAacgacctatgatgaaaaatgctttctacctccagagaaagaattgatggaatctgaatacatattgagaCATGCtggtgtttatttttcttttactttctttatttttcttgttttatttttttgtctctgttctctgtcacagcatgactaatatggaaatatattgtgcatgactgcatatgtataacttttatcaaattgcttaccttctcaattaGGGGCAAAGTGATTGAGGGTGAGAAGTAATTTGTAACTCAGGTTTgtaaaaatgaaggttaaaaattgtttttacatgtaattggaaaaataatactgaagagaaaaaaaacatataaaaagaaatttagttGGAACTCCTTAGAGTTAGGGCAGGGCTAACTGGATCTATGGTAACATCAAGGTCAAGGCTGTCTTTGTGAAATCACTATTCCCTTTTTCCCTAGCTGATATCTATGATAAAGTGTCAGAGGAAATCCAGAAGAAGGGCTTTGACTGTGAGTGTCTGGGTGGCGGCCGAATTTCCCACCAGAGCCAAGACAAGAAGATTCATGTGTATGGTTACTCCATGGTAAGTTGTACCTGGAATTGTTTTTGCATAGAGAAAAATGtagttccctttctttctttgctttttagtttttgggaggttttttttttttttgtggggcaatgagagttaagggacttgcccagggtcacacagctagtaagtgtcaaatgtctaagcctggctttgaactcaggtcctcctgaatccagggttggtgctttatctactgcaccacctagctgccacccccccacccccattccctttCTTTTAGCCAGAGCCTATGTCCCTGACCCCAGATTTCTGCCTTACAAATAATTGCATTCATTCAGTTAGCATTTAATTAAGTGCATAGTACATGCAGAGCACTGAGAGTTGGTATATATTATGCCTCTCCTCATGGGACTTAGAGTTCAGTTGATGATTCGAATACAGATagttataatatacaatattacatGATTAGAGTATCAGATAGTGACAAAATATATTGCTGTGTGAGATCTGAGAAGTAGGATGGTATAGATTCAATCAAGGTGGCCTCTGAGTCAAAcagaccaagtcacttaacctctcagtcagtcaattagtcaataaacattttttaagcgtGATGCCCACAGGTGACTCTCAAGGTGTTGATCTGCTCTGGTACAAGTTTTCAATAGGATCTCTCTATCCTGACGAAATTACAGGTCCAATAAAAAATGTGAGGTCTTCTAAGGGGGAAAATTTTTATTGCTCTTACTAAATATGTCATTGTTCATTGGCTAGAGAATGTGGATGGCTCAAGAAAACCCATCCCCATTCCTGGAACCACAACCCAAATGACACATGACTGTAGGCAACCTTTCAAAAGGGCATCTAGTATATAAAACAAAGTCCACCTATGAAAAGGCACCATGATATGGAAAGGAAAGACATTGTCTCTAGACCTGACCTGAGACCCCTCTTCTGATTTGTGCACTTTGGGCATTCATTCATTAGACTGGAAGAGCAGGATAAGGCTTCAATTCTCTGCTAAGGGCCAGTCTACACTAGGGGATACGCTGCCTCCTTAAGGACTTGAGCTGTCCTTAACTGGGTCACTGGCTCTGTAGTGGTAATTAGGGCTTCTGTGTCTGAGGCTCCCCTGATATTTGCAAAGAGGCAAGAGTAACTGACAGCAGGTGAGATTTTGTGCCCCTGAAAGCCTTGAAGATTCATTTGTCCACTTcccttcttttgtttcctttctgtttctccagGGTTAAGaaataataacagttaacatttatataacactttaagctctgcaaatatctttacatatattctcttgTTTCAAACAGGGTGCCCCTCTTGTCAAATTCTAAGGTCCACTAGCCCTACCagcctttcccttttctgtctttccAGCAGCAAGAGCCCCTCCCTACTGGCACCCGGAATACCCCTGGCCTTAGAGCAACAAGATCAGGTTGCTGGCCTGGCTCATGGCATTCAGAGTCTTAAAACTTAAAGTACGCTGAATTTTGAGGTATAGAACCTGAGGTTCATATCCTAGCgtttttatttactttctgtgtaatattgggcaagtcacttagcttttctggTCTTCAGTTCCCTGTCAGTAATATGAGGAATTTGGAGTACAGACAAGCAGGATAGTTTTGAAAATAGTAtatggaatttattttatttttatatatgtgtgtgtatgtatatttttttaatttaatttttttttccaaaaagcaaCTAATTGAGATTCACAGTTTTGCATTCAATTCTCTTTTGTGTTCTGCTGTATATATGGATAATCCCTTCTTTGGTATTAGAGTTCAGAATCAAATAataaactttaaacaaaaaataaaagaaggaattaGGGTTATAATCTCTCAAGTCCCCTTCTCTAAAGCTGTTTCCctattgaaaaaggaaaatatgtgtGGGATAGGGAGAAGGCAggtgggaaaagaagagggaaagtatATGAAAAGGTCTAAAGGCTGAGTCCCCAAGCCTGAGGTGAGAAACTAGTTCCATGCCCTGGAGCTAGGAATAGAGTTAGAGATTTGCTGACTATCCCAAGGTGTGCTCTGAGGTAGGCATGGGATGTATGAGGCATGATGGTAGATGAGGGAAAGGGCTCTGGAACAGAGGAGGTGGGAGCCCTGGGAGACCCAAGAATCTGACAATATTGTCTCTTTCTGTAGGGTTTTGGACGTGCTCAACATTCTCTCTCGACGGAAAAAATCAAAGCACACTACCCCAACTATGAAGTCACTTGGGCTGATGATGGTTACTGATGGGGCCTAGGTTGCTGCCTTCCTAAGCTGTCAAACCTATCCTTGAATTCTTGGCCCCCACCTCTTTGTTGTGTTGTGTTAAGGAGGCATGTTTGTGATGCCCTGGTGTTTGCCTCCTGTTGTGCCTTCCAGTGCTGTGGTGCCTAGCTGGGCCCCAAGGGGCAGTCAGGCACAGAGTCCCCAACTGTAATTAAAAGTGGTAGCACCAGTTCTGGGCCCTGGTTTGTGTGTACGTGTGCGTCAGACCTTCACTCATCTTCAATACCCAACACATTAAGCATCTGCTGTGTGCAAAGCATCGTTCTGGGTGTtgagattacaaagacaaaaatgtaattCACCCTGCCTTCAATGACTTTACATCCTATTGAGGGAGGATATTCAATATAGATGCAAATAAGTAGATAAAAAGGAATAACAAGAGAAAGAGATGTCTCATAACTAGATGAAAGTGggaaaaagaatcaggaaagacctcatttAGGTGAGAGTATCTTGGGGGAAAAGGGTGTGTGTTCCTTTATGATGTTATGGCCATACAAAAGCAGAAGGAGTGAGAACTGGAACCCATATGTGGGTTTAGCCAGCAAGGATTAGCCCTCTATTCCAGGTCTCCCTACCCTCAGAAAAGCCCCTTCCCCAGCCTCACAATCTGACTTCCAGCTGAACCAGGCCAGTCCTAATCCAGGTTTGGTTTGATTTGTTTCCTCATCCCTAATTGAACCAATCTTTAATGACAGGAAGAAGgatctttttcagttttctggGGTACAGTGAAGACTATCTCGAGTATCAATGCATTGTCTTCTTGCTGCACCAAGTACTAGAGAAGCCACCCTCCTGTCCCACAAAGGCGTTAGCCAGAGGCCAGCACAGTGTGAGCTGACTCGTCCTGGGGCTGAAGGGCAGCAGAGCACCAGTTCAACCCCTTTTAGGACCTgataaggagaggagggggaacagTGTCTCCCCCAGCCCCCTGTGCCTGCTCCTAATGGCTTCTCTGCCCTGGTTTATGGCCTGATTGCCTCTGCCTGAGGCCACTATCCTCAAGGACATCTTGGGAAGGGGCCCCAGCAGGACCTTGCGCAATTGAGACCCAGGTTCTGCCTTCACTTTGCTTGCTCAGGCTCCACCCAACTCAGTAGCCGTGCCCCTAAATGTTCCATTTACCTGGACCTGTACTCAACAGCCTTTGGTAATTCCTGAAACCCAGGAGACTTGGAAACAGGGATTCCTTTCCCTCCTAGGGCCTCAATTAGTCCCCATATCCCTTAGTAATAGAAACTAAAATAAGGTTGGTGCCACCTGGGTAAAACCAGcctgtatttgtttttttaatgttttattcatGCCTTTTTGGGTTTTATACCACAGTTTTTTTCTGATATCCGCCACCGCCCCTGAaaccctctcttgtaacaaagacaGTTAAGCTGGACCAATGCAGTGACTTATGGGAAGGCATCTGGGAAAGTATGCcacattttgtatttgtagtaCCCCACCTCTACCTAGAGTACCCCACCTCTACCTAGAGTAGGGAGTTATGTTTTTTCACCTGTTCTCCAGGACAAATTTTGGTCAATTAATCAACATACAGCTGCCTTTAACTGTAGTCACTGGTCAAATAGTTGTCTTGGTTCTAAATCTTCCCACATTTTTTCTAAATTCCTCAAATTTGTGGTTTCTCATGACACAGTAATACTCCATCATGTTCATATACTGCAGTTTGTCCCAATCAGGGGACACTCACTTTGTTTCTACTGCTACAAAGTACTGATATGAGTATTTGggcatatttggggttttctgccTTGGGCCTCCTTGGGGTATAATGAATAACGGATCAATGGATATTAatggtttagtgacttttctcacATAAATCCAAACTTTTCTAGAACTATACAGATTTACAGTTATATATGTGCTCAAAGGATGTTCTCAAAAAGAATTGATATTAACAAACCATATGAAGATTAATAATAATGGAAATATaagttaaaacaactccaagggcACACTTCACACCTTATATCAATGTAAATTATgacaaaaaaaccagaaatagTCATTGTTGACAAGGTTGTGAGATCTAACAGTGATTTTTAtaggctgtgagaaaataatggagtttggGGACTCaaacccaccacacacacacacacacacacacataaactccTAACTAACTGAAGGAaattaactaacttaagaccaccttcaagtcatgtcaatcaatggacttgaatactACCAACCAATTAGCCTCCGGACCAGCATGGGAGCTTCTGCTCTCCCAGACACAgaaacttcctttttttggttctttttctcttctctctcccatagatcctagctaggccttcctatctttcagaggcacgtgttctctctttactaatatctaatataataaatgcttaatgcccaa is drawn from Dromiciops gliroides isolate mDroGli1 chromosome 2, mDroGli1.pri, whole genome shotgun sequence and contains these coding sequences:
- the PHPT1 gene encoding 14 kDa phosphohistidine phosphatase, with protein sequence MAEADLAEIPDVDIDPDGVFKYVLIRVHSARDSNPDGQDCPSKEIVRGYKWAEYHADIYDKVSEEIQKKGFDCECLGGGRISHQSQDKKIHVYGYSMGFGRAQHSLSTEKIKAHYPNYEVTWADDGY